GCCAAGGTCTACAACAACGAAGACGCCGCCGCCGCCATCGCCGCCGGGCAGGAATACCTCCGCGGCACGCAGTGGATCGTCGGCATGGTCGACCCCAACGGCGACACGATCACCGAAGACCACCCCTACGTCGGCGGCTTCGGCTACGGCAAGCACGGCCGGCCCGACCTCTCCAACACCCAGCTCGCGCTCCAGGCCATGCACGACACCGGCTGCGACTGCGACGACCCCGCCTTCCAACGCGCGCTCGTCTTCCTCAACCGCACCCAGGCCATCGAAAGTAACGACCTCTACGCCGACCAGATCAACCTCGAAGAGGGCAACCACGGCGGGTTCATCTACGCACCCTCACTCAACAGCGACAACATCGAAACGCCCGAGTCCAAGGCCGACCCCGAGCAGATGGATGAGGCCCTCGAAGGCGCGACCGTCTCCAACCTCCGCACCTACGGCGGCATGACGTACTCGGGCTTCAAGACCCTGCTCTACGCCAACCTCGAACGCGACGACCCCCGCGTCCAGGCCGTGTTGGGTTGGATCGCCCACAACTACGAGTTCGACCACAACCCCGGCATGCCCGACGAAGTGAAGCTGCAGGGGCTGTACTACTACTACCTCTCGATGGCGCGGGCGCTGGATGCTTGGGGGAGCAGCAGTGTGAGTGTCTTCGAAGGCGAGCCCGGCGAAACCGCCACGCGCGACTGGGCCAACGACCTGGTCGACAAGCTCGCGTCGATGCAGGCCGAGGACGGCTCATGGACCAACACCGCCAGCCGGTGGATGGAAGACAGCCCGGTCCTCTGCACGGCCTACGCGGTGCAGGCGCTGCAGGCGGCGACGGACTAAGCAACAGCTTTAACATGTAACCCGAAGCCCAGCCCCTTTGGGGCTGCGTCCCACAGATGCAATCTGTGGGCTTCTGTCGCTATCGAATTGCTGCACATCACTCCCGAATCCACCCGATAACCCGGGTATGAACCGACGCAAACTGATGACCGGGCTCGTGATCGCG
The sequence above is a segment of the Phycisphaeraceae bacterium D3-23 genome. Coding sequences within it:
- a CDS encoding terpene cyclase/mutase family protein: MRLPAPLLALALMTSLLAAPRVKALDDAHWQIANTSIDAGIAYLLESQNEDGSWIPEPGPAVTGLALTALLQHPEIDADHPAAAKAIAYILSHVQEDGSIRSGPDGILANYNTALCLSALAKVYNNEDAAAAIAAGQEYLRGTQWIVGMVDPNGDTITEDHPYVGGFGYGKHGRPDLSNTQLALQAMHDTGCDCDDPAFQRALVFLNRTQAIESNDLYADQINLEEGNHGGFIYAPSLNSDNIETPESKADPEQMDEALEGATVSNLRTYGGMTYSGFKTLLYANLERDDPRVQAVLGWIAHNYEFDHNPGMPDEVKLQGLYYYYLSMARALDAWGSSSVSVFEGEPGETATRDWANDLVDKLASMQAEDGSWTNTASRWMEDSPVLCTAYAVQALQAATD